In the genome of Triticum urartu cultivar G1812 chromosome 5, Tu2.1, whole genome shotgun sequence, one region contains:
- the LOC125509198 gene encoding heavy metal-associated isoprenylated plant protein 23 produces MGVGGTLDYLSELLGGGGRRRSYKQKRKQFQTVELKVRMDCDGCELKVRNALSGMKGVQSVEINRKQYKVTVQGFVEPHKVVKRVQATGKKAEIWPYIPYNLVAHPYAAQTYDKKAPPGYVRKVDAVMPVASYGGPGAGAQEERLTTMFSDDNPNACSVM; encoded by the exons ATGGGTGTGGGCGGCACTCTGGACTACTTGTCCGAGCttctcggcggcggcggccggcgccgGAGCTACAAGCAGAAGAGGAAGCAGTTCCAGACGGTGGAGCTCAAGGTCAGGATGGACTGCGACGGCTGCGAGCTCAAAGTCAGGAACGCCCTCTCCGGCATGAAAG GGGTGCAGTCGGTGGAGATCAACCGGAAGCAGTACAAGGTGACGGTGCAGGGGTTCGTGGAGCCGCACAAGGTGGTGAAGCGGGTGCAGGCCACCGGGAAGAAGGCCGAGATCTGGCCATACATCCCCTACAACCTCGTGGCGCACCCCTACGCCGCGCAGACCTACGACAAGAAGGCGCCCCCGGGCTACGTGCGCAAGGTGGACGCCGTCATGCCCGTCGCCAGCTACGGCGGCCCCGGCGCCGGCGCGCAGGAGGAGCGGCTCACCACCATGTTCAGCGACGACAACCCCAACGCCTGCTCCGTCATGTGA